The Desulfurella amilsii region AGGATTTCAAGTTTTATTCAAGCACAATATATTAAGCGGGATTTTACTAACTTTGGATATAAGATTAGAAACTATAGAAGAGGCAAAACAAAACGATTGTAATTTAATTATTGCCCATCATCCGTTGTTTTTGCAAGCACTTAAAAATTTTGATTATAAGTTTTATCCAGAAAATGTGCTATATTGGGCTACTAAAGATGAAATAAGCATTTATGCAGCGCACACTAATTTAGATATTGCACCCTTTGGTTTAAATTACCACTTGTGCAAAAAATTTTCTTTGAAAAACTTTTTTATGTTAGAAAACTTAAAGCCAACTTTTATAGGTGAGCTTGAAAAAGAGCAAACGTTTGGTCAGTTTATTGAGTTTGTAAAAAAAACACTAAATGTGCCAATATTAAAGTACATTGCATCTCACAACAGATCTATTAAAAAAATAGCAATTTGCTCTGGCAGTTGTGCAGATTACATATACAAACTAAAAGGCTTTGATATTGATGTTTTTGTTACAGGTGACCTTAAACATCACAGCGCGATATTTGCTCAGCAAAATGGTATTAATGTTATCGATGCAACACATTTTTATACGGAAGTATGGTCTAAAGACATACTATTTGAGTGCTTAAAAGATTTGGATGTTAAAGTAATAAAAAGCACTAAAGATTATATCCCATGGGATTATATATAGGAGGTGTTAATGAATGCTGATATAGAAATGCTCTTAAAAATTCAAGAATACGATAAGCGAATTTATCAGCTTGAATCTGAATTCGCTAAAAAGCTTAAAGAAAGGGAAAAATTAGAAGAATTGTTAACTGCTCATACACTGAATATGGAGCAGGCACAAGAGGAACTAAATGAGATTCTTGAGGATTTAAATTTTAAAAAAAACCTACTTGAAGAAAAGGAAGTTTTGCTTGAAAAGCTTGATGAAAAAAGCAGTGCTGTTCAAAACCAGAAGCAATCAGATGCGTTGTCCAGTGAAATAACTATTGCAAAAACCAATAAAAGTATCTTGGAAGACAAAATTTTAGAAATGCAAGCAGTAGTTGATGACAAGAACAAGAAAATAAGTGAAATTCAACAGCAATTAGATGAAACAAAACAAAAATTGGAAGCTTTTGATATTCAATTATCTGAAATCAAAGAAGATATTGATAGGCAAATTGAAAAAGTTAATGAAGAAAGACAGACCATGTTGCACGACATAAATCCTAATCTATTATCAAAATACAATAAAATTTCCATGTGGGCCAAAGGTAGTGCTGTGGTGCGAGTTGAGGATGAAACGTGTTATGGTTGTTTTATAAAATTACCACCACAAGTATCTGTACTTGTTGAAGAAACCGAAGAAATTGTTTACTGTCCAAATTGTGGAAGAATATTGTATAAAAAAGAATGAAATTAGACTTACTCAAGAAATTTTGCGAATTTAAATCAGTAGAAAAAACCGCTGATTATTTTGGTATTTCAATTGATGATTTTTTTGGCAAGATAAGTCAAATATGCGGAGACTTAGAAATAGATAAACCGCTTGCCAAAAAAAATCATTTAATTGAACCAGATAAACCCCTAAGTGCTTATATAGATGGTGCTTCTAGTAATAACCCAGGACATGCTGGTATTGGTATAGTATTTATACAAGATGAACAAATTATCGATACAGTGTCTGAGTATATTGGTGAAAAAACTAACAACGAAGCGGAGTATACCGCCCTTATAGAAGCGTTAAAAAATGGACTAAATTTTGGCGTGAAATCAATAAAAGTTTTTTCTGATTCTGAATTAGTTGTAAAACAGATAAAGGGTGTTTATGCTGTAAAACAGGAGCATTTAAAAAAACTCAATAAAGAGGCTCGGTTGTTAATAGAAAAATTTGAGCATTTTGAGATTAACCATATAGTTAGAAGTTTTAATGCTAAAGCTGATAAATTGGCAAAATCGGCTATTGAACATAATGGTAAACTAGCTCATAGGTAAATGTTGCGTATATGTTGAGCCTATCAACACCAAATCTTTCTGGTAGTGGATTAAATGGTGAGGCTTCCCTTATGGCTTTTATTGCTGCTTCATCTAAAATAGGATATCCACTGGAGTGAATAACTTCTGCATAAGCAAGCGAACCATTTTTATTAATACCAAACTTTACAAGCAAGGTACCCTGCTGGTTTTTTAAACGGGCTTGCTCTGGGTAAACCCACACATTTTGTATTTTATCCTTAAGTAGTTTCATATAAGAAACATATTTTATTGACTCTGTTCCTATTTCAATAGTTGCTTCTTTTTTTGCATTTGGGCTTTCGTACTCTTTCACGTTGCTTGTGCCTTGATATTTTTGATTTGGGTTTATAGCAGGTGTGTTTTTGTTGGATTGCGAAAATAAGTTACCAGAAATTTTGTATGGAGTATTTTTGGTTAAATTTTGTTGTTTTGTTGCGCTTGAAATAGATTTTGGTTGCTTTAGAACTTGAGCATTCTTTGCAATTTCTTGATTTTGCGAGGGTTTGACTATTTTTTGCTCTTTATTGTGTGTTTTTTGAGGTACGCTTTTTCTTTTAGATTGCGGTGCGCTTTTTAATGGTATCTTTTCTGTTTTTGAATATATTTTGGATTTAGTCTGCCTATTGATATTTGACGCTATAATGTGCGGCTGTTTTTGCTGTGTGTTTTGTTCTTGTTTTGGCAATTGTACAATATCTACGTGATATACTGGTGGAGATAGTTTTGCTATAGGTTTTTTGTTATGAACAATTAGTAGATATAGCAAAACTATCAATAATAAGTGAATTACCACAGAAAAAGCAAAAGACAAAAACTTCATTTTTATTTTTAATGTTACCTGTTCATTTTAAGTTTTTTATTAGCGCAAAGCGCATACAGCAAAAGACACCTTCTTTTTCGGCCACTATAAATCATAGCTTAGAGTATATATATTTTTAAAAGTATTTAAAGAGGTTATCAAAAATTTTGTTTGTGATATTCAATGTAAAATTAATTGATTTATTCTATAATTTTTATACAATTAAATGGGGTTTTATATGCATGATTCGTTGCTTTTGGCTATGCTTGAGCGATTAAGTATAATTGCTATACTTGCATTTTTTTTATC contains the following coding sequences:
- a CDS encoding Nif3-like dinuclear metal center hexameric protein, which gives rise to MFIFEAIEALESYFPLSFQESWDNSGFQVLFKHNILSGILLTLDIRLETIEEAKQNDCNLIIAHHPLFLQALKNFDYKFYPENVLYWATKDEISIYAAHTNLDIAPFGLNYHLCKKFSLKNFFMLENLKPTFIGELEKEQTFGQFIEFVKKTLNVPILKYIASHNRSIKKIAICSGSCADYIYKLKGFDIDVFVTGDLKHHSAIFAQQNGINVIDATHFYTEVWSKDILFECLKDLDVKVIKSTKDYIPWDYI
- a CDS encoding zinc ribbon domain-containing protein; protein product: MNADIEMLLKIQEYDKRIYQLESEFAKKLKEREKLEELLTAHTLNMEQAQEELNEILEDLNFKKNLLEEKEVLLEKLDEKSSAVQNQKQSDALSSEITIAKTNKSILEDKILEMQAVVDDKNKKISEIQQQLDETKQKLEAFDIQLSEIKEDIDRQIEKVNEERQTMLHDINPNLLSKYNKISMWAKGSAVVRVEDETCYGCFIKLPPQVSVLVEETEEIVYCPNCGRILYKKE
- a CDS encoding ribonuclease HI family protein, translating into MKLDLLKKFCEFKSVEKTADYFGISIDDFFGKISQICGDLEIDKPLAKKNHLIEPDKPLSAYIDGASSNNPGHAGIGIVFIQDEQIIDTVSEYIGEKTNNEAEYTALIEALKNGLNFGVKSIKVFSDSELVVKQIKGVYAVKQEHLKKLNKEARLLIEKFEHFEINHIVRSFNAKADKLAKSAIEHNGKLAHR
- a CDS encoding energy transducer TonB, yielding MIVLLYLLIVHNKKPIAKLSPPVYHVDIVQLPKQEQNTQQKQPHIIASNINRQTKSKIYSKTEKIPLKSAPQSKRKSVPQKTHNKEQKIVKPSQNQEIAKNAQVLKQPKSISSATKQQNLTKNTPYKISGNLFSQSNKNTPAINPNQKYQGTSNVKEYESPNAKKEATIEIGTESIKYVSYMKLLKDKIQNVWVYPEQARLKNQQGTLLVKFGINKNGSLAYAEVIHSSGYPILDEAAIKAIREASPFNPLPERFGVDRLNIYATFTYELVYHYVQ